The sequence GGCAGCGCCTCACCGCCCGCCTCCGCAATCCCCGGCCAGTCGATCCGGCGGATCAGATGGCCGTCCGGCGCAGCCCATTTCGTCTCATGTGCCGCCTCGGGAATCGAACGCCGGTCAATCGCCTTTCCCGCTCCGAATTCCATGCCGCGTCGTCTCCGATGACGCAGTTCCGCGCCAAGGTTTGGTTACCGTTTGGTAAGTGATTGTCCCGTATGCCCCAGGACATGCAGGGGAACATCATCGTTTACGGACTGGTCGGGGCCTTGGCAATCGCACTGCTGGTTGCTGCCTTCACCGATATCCGCCGCCGCCAGATCGACAACTGGCTGAACGCCGCCATCGCGCTCGGCGCCCCGGTCTATTGGTGGGCGGCAGGCCTGTCACTCTGGCCGGACATCGCCTCGCAAGTCGGCGTCGCGCTTGTGACCTTCGTTGCACTCGCCGGGCTGTTCGCGCTGAAACTTATGGGTGGCGGCGACGTCAAGCTGCTCAGCGCGCTGGCCTTGTGGCTGCCTCCGATGACCTTTCTCAAGCTGATCGTGATCATGTCGCTGCTTGGCGGCGTCCTCACCATCATCTTCGCTACGTGGCACTACACCGTGACCCGCAGGCGCGATGCAAAGATCCCTTACGGCGTGGCGATTGCCGCATCCGGACTGATCACTCTGGCCCCTGTTCTGGAGGCCGGTTGGCGCTCCGTCACAGGTGCATGAACGCACTACGACAAATTTTAACCAATTTGCCCGAGACATGCGGGCCGGACTTTAGAGGGCGGGACAAGTAGCCATGGACAAGAGGAAGCTGATGTTGCTGGTGGGGGCGCTGATCGTTGCGATCGGCACGGCCTTCGCGGCAAGGAGCCTTTTCGCTGGCGCATCGACGCCTCAGGCCGAAGCGGCAGCCAAGATGCCGATGGGCCCGAAGGTGCTGGTGGCGCAACGCGCACTGCCGGTCGGCACGATCATCACGGCTGACTCCCTGAACTTCCAGGCATGGCCCAAGGACATGGTTCAGGATGTCTACTTCGTCGAAGGCGAAGCCGACATGCAGAAGCTGCTCGGCACCGTCGTGCGCAATCCGGTCACCGCCGGTGAGCCGCTGACCAAGGGCAACCTCGTGGCTCCGGGCGATCGCGGTTTCCTCGCCGCCGCTCTTGGGCCAGGCATGCGCGCTGTGACCATCCCGGTCTCTGCCCGCACCGGCGTTGCCGGCTTCGTCTTCCCGGGCGACCACATCGACCTCGTCCTGACCCAGACGGTCAAAGGGAACAACGATGGCATGGCGCTCAAGGCCTCCGAAACCATCATGAAGAACCTGCGCGTTCTCGCCACCGACCAGTCGACCGATCAGGAAATGGTCGAAGGCAAGACCCGCGTCCGCACATTCAGCACCGTCACGCTCGAAGTGACGCCGAAGATCGCCGAGAAGATCGCCGTGGCCCAGACCATCGGCACGATCAGCCTCTCGCTGCGCTCGCTCGCCGACAACTCGGCCGAACTGGAACAGGCGATTGCCGCAGGCGACGTCAAGATCCCGGCCGGTGTGAGCAAGAGCCAAGAAGAAGCCTTGCTAAAGCAGGCAATGAACCGCCCGATCGAATCGGCCAACGCCAGCTTCGTGACCGGCGGCGACGTCTCGCGCTTCCAGCGCCGGACGATGCCGGTTGCCGCACCTGCCGGTGGCTCTCCTTCGATGGGCGCTCCTGCGCCGGCACCGCAACTGACCATGAACGGCACACCGGTCCCACGCGGCCCGATTGTCCGGGTGACGCGCGGCAAGGACACCGAAGCCGTATCGGTGGGAGCAAAGTGATGACCACGGAAACGCGCCAGACCCCGCTTGCGAAGGGCAGCACCATGAAACGCCGTCTCTCCACCTCGCTCATTTCGGCCGCGATGATCGCCGTGCCGATGACCCTGGTCCCCGTCACCGGCGTGCTCCACGCCCAGAGCGTGACCAGCCCGGCCCGCAGCTTCACGCTCTCGATCGGCCGCGGTGAACTGGTCACCGTGCCCGGAAAGATGGCTGACGTGTTCGTCGCCGACGACAAGGTCGCCGATGTTCAGGTGAAGTCGGCCAACCAGCTCTACGTGTTCGGCAAGGCCGGTGGGGAAACCACCATCTACGCCAGCAACGCGCGCGGCGATGTGGTGTGGTCGGCAAATGTCCGGGTTGGCAATAACCTCGACTCGATCGACCAGATGCTGCATCTCGCCATGCCCGATGCCCGCGTCAACGTCTCGACGATGAACAACACGGTGCTGCTAACCGGCACGGTCGGCGCGCCTGAAGACGCGGCCGAGGCCGAACGTCTGGTCAAGGCCTTCGTCGGCGACAAGACCAACGTGATCAGCCGCCTCAAGATGGCAACGCCGCTGCAGGTCAGCCTGCACGTGAAGTTTGCCGAAGTCAGCCGCTCGCTGGTTCGCACCATTGGTGCCAACATTACGACGATCGACGGCTCGGGCGGCATCAAGTTCGGTATCGGCCAGGGTCGCTCGGCCGCTTCAAGCTTCAACACCAATCCCAACCTTCCCTTCGGGGTCGGTGTGGGTACCGGATCGGTCCAAGGCTATATTCAGGACCCGACCGGGGCAACGCAGAACCTTGTTGCTACCGCTGGCACCGCTGTGTCAGCCGCAGCATCCGGCACCACAATCGCCGGCATGGGCAGGCTGCTTGGCCTCGACCTGCTCGGCGCGCTCGATGCTGGTGAAACCATCGGCCTGGTGACCACGCTGTCGGAACCGAACCTCACCGCGATTTCCGGCGAAACTGCCGAGTTCCTCGCGGGCGGCGAATATCCGATCCCGGTTTCGCAGGGCCTCGGCACCACGTCGATCGAGTACAAGAAGTACGGTGTCAGCCTCGCTTACACGCCGACGGTGTTGGCCAATGGCCGCATCTCGATCCGCGTTCGCCCGGAAGTGTCGGAGCTTTCCAGCACCGGCGCGCTCAAGCTCGACAGCATCGAAATCCCGGCGCTGACCGTGCGCCGCGCCGAGACGACTGTCGAACTCGGCTCCGGCCAGTCGTTCATGATCGCAGGACTGCTCAGCAACAGCGCGCAGAACGCGCTGACCAAGATGCCGGGCGCGGGCGACATCCCGATCCTCGGCTCGCTGTTCCGCTCGACCAGCTACAAGAAGGGCGAAACCGAACTGGTCATCATCGTCACGCCATACCTGGTCAATCCGGTCAACGCTGCAGACATCAAACTGCCGACCGATGGCTTCCAGAGCCCCAATGACATCCAGCGCCTGCTTGGCAACATGGAGCATGACGGGGTGACCGGGGGTGACCGTCCCAAGCCGACCGAAAAGGAAGGCACCGTTCAGGCCGGACCCAAGGTGGGAGCACTCGATGCCCCCGCAGGCTCTGCCCAGCCGCGCGACCGTCGCAGCGACAAGAAGGTCGCCAGCGCCGAGCCCGGCTTCAGCATTCAGTGAGAAAGGGACAAACCATGCACCGCAACCTCACACGCAGCACGACCAGTGCATTGATCCTCGCCGCTTCCATTGCGCTGTCGGCCTGCTCGGCCACGCCTGAAAACCGCATGCTCAATTCGGTTCACCAGCCGGTGGTCGAACGCAACCGCTACGTGCTCGATGTCGATACGCTGCCCGGCGGCGGCCTTTCGATCCCCGAGCAGCGCCGTCTGGCCGGATGGTTCGAAAGCCTCGGCCTGAAATATGGCGACAAGATCTCGGTCGACGATCCGATGCAGTCCAAGGCCACGCTGGCATCGGTCGAAGCCGTCGCCTCGCGCTGGAGCCTGATGGTCGATGGCAATGCGCCGATCACCGCGGGCTACGTCGCCTCTGGTGCCACCCGCATCATCGTGACGCGCGCGGTCGCCTCGGTTCCGGGCTGCCCGGACTGGTCGACCAAGTCGGACTTCTCGATGTCCAACCGCACCACGTCGAACTTCGGCTGCGCGATCAACAGTAACCTGGCCGCGATGGTCGCCGACAAGGAGCACCTTGTCCAGGGCGCCACCGGCTCGGGCGAAACGGTCGTGATGTCGGGCACCAAGGCCATCGACAGCTACCGCAATGCCAAGCCCACCGGCGAAGGCGGGCTCAAGAGCGTCAACACATCCAGCAGCGGCAGCGGCGGCGGAGGGAACTAAGGTCATGAGCATGAAACACGCGAACCGCGACGCTTTTGCCGCCTTCATGTGCGACGAGACTGCGCTCGACATGCTCCGCCCGGTCGTCGTCGACATGGGCTGGGCGCCGGAGAAGTGCCATCGCGGCGGCCTCCGCAACGCGATCCAGTCGCTGTCGATCACCGCCAGCCCGAACATCCTGATGGTCGATCTGTCGGAAAGCGGCGATCCGCTCAACGACATCAACGCATTGGCCGAAGTCTGCGAGCCGGGCACCGTCGTCATCGCGGTGGGCCAGGTCAACGACGTGCGCCTCTATCGCGATCTCGTCGCCTCGGGCATTCAGGACTATCTGCTCAAGCCGCTCAACGCCGGTCAGATCCGCGACGCGCTGGTTCAGGCGCAGACGATCTTCACCGCGCCCAAGAGCCACGATCCGATGACGGCAAAGCGCCACATCTCGACCGCGATCGTGGGCACGCGCGGCGGCGTCGGCGCCTCCACGCTGGCGACCTCGCTGGCATGGCTGTTCAGCACCGATCACAAGCTGCCGACCGCGTTGCTCGATCTCGACGTCCACTTCGGCACGGGCGCACTCACCCTCGATCTCGAGCCGGGCCGGGGCCTGACCGACGCGATCGACAATCCCAGCCGCATCGACGGTCTGTTCATTGAACGCGCCATGATCCGCGCGAACGACAATCTGGCGATCCTTTCGGCAGAAGCGCCGATCAGCTCCCCGCTGATGACCGACGGCAGTGCATTCGTGCAGCTCGAGGAAGAGTTCCGTCAGGCATTCGAGATGACCGTGATCGACATGCCGCGCAACATGCTGATCAACTTCCCGCACCTGCTCAGCGACGTGAACGTGGTGATTGTCGCCACGGAGCTGACACTGGCCGGTGCGCGCGATGCAATCCGCCTGCTCTCGTGGCTCAAGACTAACGCCAGCCATGCGCGGCCGGTCATCGTGGCCAACAAGGTTCAGGCTGGCGCGAACGAGATCAGCAAGGCCGATTTCGAAGCCTCGATAGAACGCAAGATCAACTTCATGATCCCTTACGACGTGAAGGGCGCCTCGAACTCGGCCAAGCTCGGCCAGACTTTCGTCGCCGCCAATCGCGCGTCGAAGGCCGGCGGCATTCTGCGCGACATCGCTCACGGGATCATCGGTTCGGTGGGTGAGGATGGAACCGCAACTGCTGACAACAGCAGCGATGTGCGCAAGGCTTCGCTGCTGGGCAAGTTCGATCTCAAGAAAATGCTTGCGGCCAAGCCCAAGGCTAATGCTGCGGCTTGAACAGCCCCAGTTTGAACCAACAGGGCAACCGGTGACGTGACAGGAAGGCGATAGATGATCCAGCTTCTGGTAATGGCCGTGGGCCTGATGCTCGCCATGGTGCTCGGTTATGCCGCCCTGTCAGGTCCGTCGGCATCCAAGGAATCGGGCAGGCGCCTGCAGTCGGTGCGTTTCCGCCATTCGGAAAGCGCGGTCGACAAGGTCGAGGCCCAGTATCGCAAGACGCTGGCCTCGCGCAAACCGCGCACCCACAAGATCGCAGGGTCCGGGTCGAGGCTTGAGGCGCTGGCATTGCGCCTGCACCGCACGGGCAAGGGCTGGACGATGTCGCAATACCTCTACGTCAGCGGCGGCATTGCCCTGGCCGTGCTTATAGTGGTCTACATCAAGACCGGCGCGGCGGCTCTGGCTCTGGGTGCCGGTGTGCTGATCGGCGGCGGCGTGCCGCACTTTCTGGTTGGCCGGGCCATCAACAAGCGGATCAACGGTTTTGTCACGCGCCTTCCCGATGCTCTCGACCTGCTCGTTCGCGGCCTCCGCTCGGGCCTGCCGGTAACCGAGACTCTCGGCGTCGTTGCCTCAGAATTGCCTGGCCCGGTCGGGCAGGAATTCAAGATGGTGACGGACCGCATCAAGGTTGGCCGGACCATGGAAGAAGCGCTGCAGGACACGGCAGACCGCCTGAACCTTCCCGAATTCAACTTCTTCTGCATCACCCTTGCGATCCAGCGCGAAACCGGCGGCAACTTGGCAGAAACCCTGTCCAACCTGTCCGACGTCTTGCGCAAACGCGCCCAGATGAAGCTCAAGATCAAGGCGATGAGCTCGGAATCCAAGGCCTCGGCCTATATCGTCGGCTCGTTGCCGTTCATCGTCTTCGCGCTGATCTACACGATCAATCCCGAGTATCTTGGCAAGTTCTTCGTAGACGACCGTCTGATCATCGCGGGCCTCGGCGGCCTGACGTGGCTCGGCATCGGCTCGTTCATCATGGCCAAGATGGTCAGCTTCGAAATCTGAGCGAAAAGGACAGGCGATCATGCTCAATACCCCGCCCGGACCGACGCTCCTCGGTTTTGACGTCTACCTGATCGGTTCGATCCTTGTGGCTGTCGCCGCAATGGCCGTGATGCTGGCAATCTACGCCGCCATCACCGTGCGCGATCCCATGACCAAGCGCGTGAAGGCGCTCAACGAGCGGCGTGAGCAGCTCAAAGCCGGTATCGTCACCGCCAGTGCCCGCAAGCGCACCAGCATCGTTCGCCGCAACCAGACAACCGACCAGATCCGTGGTTTCCTCGAATCGCTGAAGGTCCTTCAGGACAGCCAGGTGTCCGTCGTCCAGCAGAAGCTGGCCCAAGCAGGCATCCGCAAGAAGGAGTGGGCCGTTGCGGTCATTCTCGGGCGTCTCGTCGGTCCGATCGTGCTTGGTCTGCTCGGCGCGGTGGTCTTCTACTGGTCCTCGATGTTTGCCGAAATGTCCCAGTTCAAGCGGCTGCTCGGTTTTGCGGTGTGCCTGATCGCTGGCTACAAGGGTCCGGACATCTTCGTCCAGAACCTGATCGGCAA is a genomic window of Novosphingobium sp. MMS21-SN21R containing:
- a CDS encoding CpaD family pilus assembly protein — its product is MHRNLTRSTTSALILAASIALSACSATPENRMLNSVHQPVVERNRYVLDVDTLPGGGLSIPEQRRLAGWFESLGLKYGDKISVDDPMQSKATLASVEAVASRWSLMVDGNAPITAGYVASGATRIIVTRAVASVPGCPDWSTKSDFSMSNRTTSNFGCAINSNLAAMVADKEHLVQGATGSGETVVMSGTKAIDSYRNAKPTGEGGLKSVNTSSSGSGGGGN
- a CDS encoding type II secretion system F family protein, translating into MIQLLVMAVGLMLAMVLGYAALSGPSASKESGRRLQSVRFRHSESAVDKVEAQYRKTLASRKPRTHKIAGSGSRLEALALRLHRTGKGWTMSQYLYVSGGIALAVLIVVYIKTGAAALALGAGVLIGGGVPHFLVGRAINKRINGFVTRLPDALDLLVRGLRSGLPVTETLGVVASELPGPVGQEFKMVTDRIKVGRTMEEALQDTADRLNLPEFNFFCITLAIQRETGGNLAETLSNLSDVLRKRAQMKLKIKAMSSESKASAYIVGSLPFIVFALIYTINPEYLGKFFVDDRLIIAGLGGLTWLGIGSFIMAKMVSFEI
- the cpaB gene encoding Flp pilus assembly protein CpaB; this encodes MDKRKLMLLVGALIVAIGTAFAARSLFAGASTPQAEAAAKMPMGPKVLVAQRALPVGTIITADSLNFQAWPKDMVQDVYFVEGEADMQKLLGTVVRNPVTAGEPLTKGNLVAPGDRGFLAAALGPGMRAVTIPVSARTGVAGFVFPGDHIDLVLTQTVKGNNDGMALKASETIMKNLRVLATDQSTDQEMVEGKTRVRTFSTVTLEVTPKIAEKIAVAQTIGTISLSLRSLADNSAELEQAIAAGDVKIPAGVSKSQEEALLKQAMNRPIESANASFVTGGDVSRFQRRTMPVAAPAGGSPSMGAPAPAPQLTMNGTPVPRGPIVRVTRGKDTEAVSVGAK
- a CDS encoding pilus assembly protein CpaE, which gives rise to MSMKHANRDAFAAFMCDETALDMLRPVVVDMGWAPEKCHRGGLRNAIQSLSITASPNILMVDLSESGDPLNDINALAEVCEPGTVVIAVGQVNDVRLYRDLVASGIQDYLLKPLNAGQIRDALVQAQTIFTAPKSHDPMTAKRHISTAIVGTRGGVGASTLATSLAWLFSTDHKLPTALLDLDVHFGTGALTLDLEPGRGLTDAIDNPSRIDGLFIERAMIRANDNLAILSAEAPISSPLMTDGSAFVQLEEEFRQAFEMTVIDMPRNMLINFPHLLSDVNVVIVATELTLAGARDAIRLLSWLKTNASHARPVIVANKVQAGANEISKADFEASIERKINFMIPYDVKGASNSAKLGQTFVAANRASKAGGILRDIAHGIIGSVGEDGTATADNSSDVRKASLLGKFDLKKMLAAKPKANAAA
- a CDS encoding type II secretion system F family protein, with the protein product MLNTPPGPTLLGFDVYLIGSILVAVAAMAVMLAIYAAITVRDPMTKRVKALNERREQLKAGIVTASARKRTSIVRRNQTTDQIRGFLESLKVLQDSQVSVVQQKLAQAGIRKKEWAVAVILGRLVGPIVLGLLGAVVFYWSSMFAEMSQFKRLLGFAVCLIAGYKGPDIFVQNLIGKRTVAIRKGLPDALDLLVICAEAGLTVDAAFNRVARELGRAYPELGDEFSLTAIELSFLTERRQAFENLAYRVDLDSVKGVVTTMIQTERYGTPLASALRVLSAEFRNERMMRAEEKAARLPAIMTIPLILFILPVLFVVILGPAACSISDTLINKKT
- a CDS encoding prepilin peptidase, producing MQGNIIVYGLVGALAIALLVAAFTDIRRRQIDNWLNAAIALGAPVYWWAAGLSLWPDIASQVGVALVTFVALAGLFALKLMGGGDVKLLSALALWLPPMTFLKLIVIMSLLGGVLTIIFATWHYTVTRRRDAKIPYGVAIAASGLITLAPVLEAGWRSVTGA
- a CDS encoding type II and III secretion system protein family protein, coding for MTTETRQTPLAKGSTMKRRLSTSLISAAMIAVPMTLVPVTGVLHAQSVTSPARSFTLSIGRGELVTVPGKMADVFVADDKVADVQVKSANQLYVFGKAGGETTIYASNARGDVVWSANVRVGNNLDSIDQMLHLAMPDARVNVSTMNNTVLLTGTVGAPEDAAEAERLVKAFVGDKTNVISRLKMATPLQVSLHVKFAEVSRSLVRTIGANITTIDGSGGIKFGIGQGRSAASSFNTNPNLPFGVGVGTGSVQGYIQDPTGATQNLVATAGTAVSAAASGTTIAGMGRLLGLDLLGALDAGETIGLVTTLSEPNLTAISGETAEFLAGGEYPIPVSQGLGTTSIEYKKYGVSLAYTPTVLANGRISIRVRPEVSELSSTGALKLDSIEIPALTVRRAETTVELGSGQSFMIAGLLSNSAQNALTKMPGAGDIPILGSLFRSTSYKKGETELVIIVTPYLVNPVNAADIKLPTDGFQSPNDIQRLLGNMEHDGVTGGDRPKPTEKEGTVQAGPKVGALDAPAGSAQPRDRRSDKKVASAEPGFSIQ